Proteins found in one Geomonas subterranea genomic segment:
- a CDS encoding aldo/keto reductase → MENITLNNGVEMPILGFGVFQVPDPQECERSVSDALQIGYRLIDTAASYMNEEAVGSALSKSGVARDELFVTTKLWIQDAGYENTKKAFEKSLNKLQLDYLDLYLIHQPFGDIYGSWRAMEELYRAGRIRAIGVSNFQPDRVMDLIVHNDVVPAVNQIETHPFCQQVETQEFLQENQVQIESWGPFAEGKNDIFTNELLLSIGKKYNKTVAQVVLRWLTQRGVVAIPKSVHPARMRENFDVLDFTLSAEDMAAIATLDRKQSSFFDHRDPMMVKWLGERKLDL, encoded by the coding sequence ATGGAAAATATTACTTTGAATAACGGCGTGGAGATGCCCATTCTCGGATTCGGTGTTTTTCAGGTGCCTGATCCCCAAGAGTGCGAACGGAGCGTCTCTGATGCCCTTCAGATCGGCTATCGCCTGATCGACACCGCGGCGTCCTACATGAACGAAGAAGCCGTCGGTAGTGCGCTCAGCAAAAGCGGCGTTGCGCGGGACGAGCTTTTCGTCACGACGAAGCTGTGGATCCAGGATGCCGGCTACGAGAACACCAAAAAGGCCTTTGAAAAGTCGCTTAACAAGCTGCAGCTCGATTACCTGGACCTCTACCTGATTCATCAGCCTTTCGGCGATATCTACGGTTCGTGGCGGGCAATGGAAGAGCTCTATCGGGCCGGAAGGATCAGGGCGATCGGGGTCAGTAACTTCCAGCCTGACCGGGTGATGGACCTCATCGTCCACAACGACGTGGTTCCCGCTGTCAATCAGATCGAAACCCATCCCTTCTGCCAGCAGGTCGAAACCCAGGAATTCCTTCAGGAGAACCAAGTGCAGATCGAATCCTGGGGACCCTTTGCCGAAGGGAAGAACGATATTTTTACCAACGAGTTGTTGCTGTCTATCGGCAAGAAATACAACAAAACTGTCGCGCAGGTTGTCCTGCGCTGGCTGACCCAGAGAGGAGTTGTTGCAATCCCGAAGTCTGTGCACCCCGCACGGATGAGGGAAAATTTCGACGTGCTTGATTTTACCCTTAGCGCTGAAGATATGGCGGCCATAGCGACCCTGGATCGGAAACAGAGCAGCTTCTTCGATCATCGTGACCCGATGATGGTCAAGTGGCTGGGCGAAAGAAAGCTCGATCTGTGA
- a CDS encoding SDR family oxidoreductase — protein MSNVIVVIGAGSIGQAIARRVSVGKHVLLADLRQDNVEVAAKVLGDAGYKVSTAIVDVSSRDSVHTLVETATAIGPVSGVIHAAGVSPSQAAPATILKVDLYGTALVLEEFGNVIVPGGAGVVIASQSGHRLPALTPEQDKALATTPAEELLALPMLQPDQVTDPLHAYQISKRGNSLRVMAEAVRWGKRGARVNTISPGIIITPLANDELTGPRGEGYRRMIELSPAGRAGTPDEVGAVAALLMGPDGTFITGSDFLMDGGVTASYWFGDLAPK, from the coding sequence ATGAGCAACGTAATCGTAGTTATCGGTGCCGGATCGATCGGCCAGGCTATAGCGCGGCGGGTCAGCGTCGGCAAGCACGTCCTGCTGGCCGATCTACGTCAGGATAATGTCGAGGTGGCTGCGAAGGTCCTCGGCGATGCCGGATACAAGGTGAGCACGGCAATCGTCGATGTATCCTCGCGTGACTCGGTTCACACCCTGGTCGAGACGGCCACCGCGATCGGCCCCGTCTCTGGTGTCATTCATGCCGCTGGTGTTTCCCCCTCTCAAGCAGCACCGGCTACCATCCTCAAGGTCGATCTGTACGGCACGGCGCTGGTGCTCGAGGAATTCGGCAACGTGATCGTGCCTGGCGGGGCAGGGGTGGTAATCGCTTCCCAGTCCGGGCACCGCCTCCCGGCTCTGACTCCTGAGCAGGACAAGGCGTTGGCGACAACCCCTGCCGAGGAACTGCTCGCTTTGCCGATGCTCCAGCCGGACCAGGTGACTGACCCCCTCCACGCTTACCAGATTTCCAAGCGCGGCAACTCGCTGCGGGTCATGGCTGAGGCCGTGCGGTGGGGCAAGCGTGGCGCACGGGTCAACACGATAAGCCCGGGCATCATTATCACTCCTCTTGCTAATGACGAACTCACCGGTCCGCGTGGCGAGGGCTACCGCCGCATGATCGAGCTCTCTCCGGCCGGGCGTGCCGGAACCCCGGATGAGGTGGGGGCGGTTGCTGCTCTGCTGATGGGGCCGGACGGGACCTTCATCACCGGCAGCGATTTCCTGATGGACGGCGGGGTCACAGCCTCTTACTGGTTCGGCGATCTGGCGCCGAAGTGA
- a CDS encoding cupin domain-containing protein, with the protein MSNEQVAPETKGVTVKLLATVDLGPEIEGMAGRQLRMRLVTIEPGGVFGPVHDHKDRPGTVYILQGTITDHRDGIATDYGPGVGWPEDRNTTHWLENRGTIPAVEISVDIVRQE; encoded by the coding sequence ATGAGCAACGAACAGGTGGCGCCTGAGACAAAAGGTGTAACGGTGAAGTTACTTGCGACGGTTGACCTTGGTCCCGAGATAGAGGGGATGGCGGGGCGCCAACTTCGTATGCGTTTGGTGACCATCGAACCCGGAGGCGTGTTCGGCCCGGTTCACGACCATAAGGACAGACCCGGCACCGTCTACATCCTGCAAGGAACGATCACTGACCATCGGGATGGAATCGCCACGGACTACGGACCAGGGGTGGGCTGGCCAGAGGATCGCAACACCACGCACTGGCTCGAGAACAGAGGAACCATTCCGGCCGTGGAGATCTCGGTCGATATAGTGAGGCAG
- a CDS encoding flavodoxin family protein, protein MKAIAINGSPRPGGNTEILLKKALEPLEAAGWDTEYLRIGGKPLRGCVACMQCVERQNSKCAIESDTMNEYIEKMFAADAIILGSPTYFADVTSELKALIDRAGFVALANGGAFSGKIGAAVVAVRRGGATHVFDTINHMFLTSSMIVPGSLYWNLGVGCLKEEVRGDEEALHNMEHLGRTIAWLGKGLASADPFPKVAVELH, encoded by the coding sequence ATGAAAGCAATTGCTATAAACGGCAGCCCTAGACCGGGCGGCAACACCGAGATTCTCCTTAAGAAAGCTCTGGAACCCTTGGAGGCGGCGGGTTGGGACACCGAGTACCTGCGGATAGGCGGGAAACCACTGCGGGGCTGCGTAGCCTGCATGCAGTGCGTCGAACGGCAAAACAGCAAGTGCGCCATCGAGAGCGACACCATGAACGAGTATATAGAAAAGATGTTTGCCGCCGACGCGATTATCCTCGGCTCGCCGACCTACTTTGCCGATGTCACTTCGGAGCTGAAGGCTCTCATCGATCGGGCCGGCTTTGTTGCGCTGGCGAACGGCGGCGCTTTCAGCGGCAAGATCGGGGCTGCGGTCGTGGCGGTCCGCCGCGGCGGTGCGACCCACGTCTTCGACACCATCAACCATATGTTCCTCACCTCCTCGATGATCGTCCCCGGCTCCCTGTACTGGAACCTGGGCGTGGGGTGTCTCAAAGAGGAGGTGCGAGGTGATGAGGAGGCACTGCACAACATGGAGCATCTGGGCCGGACCATCGCCTGGCTCGGCAAGGGCCTGGCGTCGGCCGACCCCTTTCCCAAAGTTGCCGTTGAACTGCATTAA